One genomic region from Prunus persica cultivar Lovell chromosome G3, Prunus_persica_NCBIv2, whole genome shotgun sequence encodes:
- the LOC18783772 gene encoding E3 ubiquitin-protein ligase At1g63170 translates to MDVPCPEPNSDAQSDQFPLLLEQMESPNDHVHIIDVTRNRDTSASSSSDDRPPRVDLPQHEDRPSASTHAPTYQAASSSSNRLNSRNSSFMRRGDGYSRRRRSPLNSGLWISVELVVTVSQIIASIVVLSLSTNENPQAPLFAWVVGYASGCVATLPILYWRFRNRNRGAEQESIQSHQGSSESNPPEPMSYTAISISQASDEENNRTSDTVTNNPHIAGPLSARLNGLVDHFKMALDCFFAVWFVVGNVWIFGGHSSPSDAPKLYRLCIVFLTFSCIGYAMPFILCATICCCLPCIISVLGFRGDFSQTRGATVESINALPTYKFKLKENETNNDHECNLDSEGGLLAAGTEKERAISGEDAVCCICLAKYADEDELRELPCLHVFHVECVDKWLKINASCPLCKSEVGESSSASPLARDSDQQ, encoded by the exons ATGGATGTTCCCTGTCCAGAACCAAATAGTGACGCTCAAAGTGACCAATTTCCTTTGCTACTAGAGCAGATGGAAAGCCCTAACGATCATGTGCACATAATTGATGTAACAAGGAATCGTGATACTTCAGCAAGTTCATCTAGTGATGACCGACCTCCTAGAGTGGACTTGCCTCAGCATGAAGACAGACCATCAGCTAGTACACATGCCCCCACTTATCAAGCTGCTTCATCCTCCTCAAACAGATTAAATTCTAGGAATTCGTCATTTATGAGGAGAGGTGATGGGTACAGTCGTCGCCGAAGAAGCCCTTTGAATTCAGGGTTATGGATTTCTGTTGAGCTTGTTGTCACTGTGAGTCAGATTATAGCATCTATTGTTGTTTTGTCATTgtcaacaaatgaaaatccaCAAGCCCCTTTGTTTGCATGGGTTGTGGGTTATGCATCAGGTTGTGTTGCAACACTTCCTATTCTTTACTGGAGGTTCCGTAACCGCAACAGAGGTGCTGAGCAAGAATCCATTCAATCGCATCAAGGGTCTTCTGAAAGCAATCCTCCTGAACCAATGTCTTATACAGCTATTTCAATTTCTCAAGCATCTGATGAAGAAAACAATCGCACCTCAGACACAGTcacaaataaccctcatatTGCAGGACCCTTAAGTGCaag ACTTAATGGGTTAGTGGATCATTTCAAGATGGCCTTAGATTGCTTTTTTGCAGTCTGGTTTGTGGTAGGCAATGTGTGGATTTTTGGAGGCCACTCTTCTCCCTCTGATGCTCCTAAATTGTACAG GTTATGCATTGTGTTCCTAACCTTTAGTTGTATTGGATATGCCATGCCATTCATACTATGTGCAACAATTTGTTGCTGCCTGCCCTGCATCATCTCTGTCCTGGGATTTCGAGGGGATTTTTCTCAGACTAGAGGAGCCACTGTGGAATCAATTAATGCTCTCCCAACCTACAAATTCAAGTTAAAGGAAAATGAGACCAATAATGATCACGAGTGCAACCTGGATAGTGAAGGTGGGCTCTTGGCTGCAGGGACAGAAAAGGAGCGCGCAATATCAGGAGAAGATGCG GTTTGTTGTATTTGCTTGGCAAAGTATGCAGATGAGGATGAGCTAAGAGAGCTACCATGTTTACATGTCTTTCATGTGGAGTGCGTTGACAAATGGTTGAAAATCAATGCCTCATGTCCCCTCTGTAAAAGTGAGGTTGGAGAGAGCAGCAGTGCCTCGCCATTGGCCAGAGACTCGGACCAGCAGTAG